The following proteins come from a genomic window of Streptomyces sp. NBC_00539:
- a CDS encoding helix-turn-helix domain-containing protein — translation MASLNVGNLGEYLREQRRQAQLSLRQLADAAGVSNPYLSQIERGLRKPSADILQQLAKALRISAETLYVQAGILDERDRDEVETRAVILADPSINERQKQVLLQIYESFRKENAQEADPAGADDEKPHTN, via the coding sequence ATGGCATCGCTCAACGTCGGAAATCTCGGCGAGTACCTCCGCGAGCAACGGCGGCAGGCCCAGCTTTCGCTGCGGCAGCTGGCCGACGCGGCGGGGGTGTCGAATCCGTACCTGAGCCAGATCGAGCGCGGGCTGCGCAAGCCGAGCGCGGACATCCTCCAGCAGCTGGCCAAGGCGCTGCGGATCTCCGCGGAGACGCTGTACGTGCAGGCCGGGATCCTGGACGAGCGGGACCGCGACGAGGTGGAGACGCGGGCCGTCATCCTCGCCGACCCGTCCATAAACGAGCGGCAGAAGCAGGTGCTGCTCCAGATCTACGAGTCGTTCCGCAAGGAGAACGCTCAAGAGGCCGATCCGGCCGGTGCCGACGACGAGAAGCCCCACACGAACTGA
- a CDS encoding MerR family transcriptional regulator, with amino-acid sequence MRLAELSERSGVSTATIKYYLREGLLQPGRRVSATQAEYGEDHLRRLRLVRALIQIGGVPVAAAREVIAAAEDESLDHHLRLGAATRALPTAGRPAEDDPAVETACRSVEALMERLGWSCASGLDMLDPAHRRLIDSVAALVRLGYPCDTEQLLPYGRLAAQLAVTDLDMVEAQPTPTGQIEAAVALTVLYEPVLLSLRRMAHAEESARRF; translated from the coding sequence ATGCGGCTGGCGGAACTGAGCGAGCGCAGTGGCGTGTCCACGGCGACGATCAAGTACTACCTGCGCGAGGGGCTGCTCCAGCCCGGGCGCCGCGTCTCCGCGACCCAGGCCGAGTACGGGGAGGACCACCTGCGGCGGCTGCGCCTCGTGCGCGCGCTGATCCAGATCGGCGGGGTTCCGGTGGCCGCCGCGCGCGAGGTGATCGCCGCCGCGGAGGACGAGTCGCTGGACCACCACCTGCGGCTGGGCGCGGCGACCCGGGCGTTGCCCACCGCCGGGCGGCCCGCCGAGGACGACCCCGCGGTGGAGACGGCCTGCCGTTCGGTGGAGGCGCTGATGGAGCGGCTGGGCTGGTCCTGCGCATCCGGCCTGGACATGCTCGACCCCGCCCACCGGCGGCTCATCGACTCGGTCGCCGCGCTGGTCCGGCTCGGCTACCCCTGCGACACCGAGCAGTTGCTGCCGTACGGACGGCTGGCCGCGCAACTGGCCGTCACCGACCTGGACATGGTCGAGGCGCAGCCGACCCCGACCGGGCAGATCGAGGCGGCAGTCGCGCTCACGGTGCTCTACGAACCGGTGCTGCTGAGCCTGCGGCGCATGGCCCACGCGGAGGAGTCCGCCCGGCGGTTCTGA
- a CDS encoding helix-turn-helix transcriptional regulator, with translation MDPQELANLAHLRRARDLIDREYARPLDVPTMAQHALMSPAHFSRRFRAVYGETPYSYLMTRRIERAMALLRAGMSVTDACMTVGCTSLGSFSSRFTEIVGETPTSYRSREHHAVTAMPACVAKVYTRPTR, from the coding sequence ATGGATCCGCAGGAGCTTGCCAACCTCGCGCATCTGCGCCGGGCGCGGGACCTGATCGACCGGGAGTACGCGCGTCCGCTCGACGTGCCCACCATGGCGCAGCACGCGCTGATGTCCCCGGCCCACTTCTCGCGGCGGTTCCGCGCCGTCTACGGCGAGACCCCCTACAGCTACCTCATGACCCGCCGGATCGAGCGGGCGATGGCGCTGCTGCGCGCCGGCATGAGCGTGACCGACGCGTGCATGACCGTCGGCTGTACCTCCCTCGGCTCGTTCAGCTCGCGGTTCACCGAGATCGTGGGCGAGACCCCCACCTCGTACCGCAGCCGGGAGCACCACGCGGTCACGGCGATGCCCGCCTGCGTGGCCAAGGTGTACACCCGCCCGACCCGCTGA
- a CDS encoding DUF2516 family protein produces the protein MLMNGFDNGVLPLLGYAMLALAVVAFVLALLGREDAYRAADKQTKTFWLVILGITVLVDFFLGMLFLQIAGLVATIVFFVDVRPALKQVSGGGRRSGGSSSDGPYGPYNGGR, from the coding sequence ATGTTGATGAACGGTTTCGACAACGGGGTGCTCCCCCTGCTCGGCTACGCCATGCTGGCGCTCGCCGTCGTCGCCTTCGTGCTCGCGCTGCTCGGGCGCGAGGACGCGTACCGGGCCGCGGACAAGCAGACCAAGACCTTCTGGCTGGTCATCCTCGGCATCACGGTCCTCGTGGACTTCTTCCTCGGGATGCTGTTCCTGCAGATCGCCGGTCTGGTGGCCACCATCGTCTTCTTCGTCGACGTCCGGCCGGCCCTCAAGCAGGTCTCGGGCGGCGGCCGGCGCTCCGGCGGCAGCAGCAGCGACGGGCCGTACGGACCGTACAACGGCGGGCGCTAG
- a CDS encoding DUF4188 domain-containing protein — MGSAPESGRVTAAAEGEVVVFLIGMRINRWRAVRHWLPTLVAMPRMLKELARDDDRGLLGLRRLAGGPRLFGVVQYWESREKLLAYASDQDGEHRPAWTAFNRRVRGSRGAVGIWHETYAVPAGSYESIYVDMPPAGLGAAWGVEPVGRRGDRAAQRLASGAGGAGSAAGGR; from the coding sequence ATGGGTAGTGCACCGGAATCCGGTCGGGTCACGGCTGCCGCGGAGGGCGAGGTGGTCGTCTTCCTCATCGGGATGCGGATTAACCGCTGGCGGGCCGTACGGCACTGGCTGCCGACCCTGGTCGCGATGCCGCGCATGCTCAAGGAGCTCGCGCGGGACGACGACCGCGGGCTGCTGGGCCTGCGGAGGCTGGCCGGCGGCCCCCGCCTGTTCGGCGTGGTGCAGTACTGGGAGTCGCGCGAGAAGCTCCTCGCCTACGCCTCCGACCAGGACGGCGAGCACCGCCCCGCGTGGACGGCGTTCAACCGCCGCGTGCGGGGCAGTAGGGGTGCCGTGGGGATCTGGCACGAGACGTACGCGGTGCCGGCCGGTTCGTACGAGTCGATCTACGTCGACATGCCGCCGGCCGGCCTGGGCGCCGCCTGGGGGGTCGAGCCGGTGGGCCGCCGCGGGGACCGTGCGGCCCAGCGCCTGGCGAGCGGCGCCGGAGGGGCGGGGTCTGCGGCCGGGGGAAGGTGA
- a CDS encoding VOC family protein has product MNISLQYCHITVNDVDEALGFYRDALGLDVRNDVASGDYRWVTLGSPAQPGLEIVISEPHAGRSQADGDALQELLTKGVLPMVVFRTDDLDATFEKVRASGAEVLQEPIDQPWGPRDCAFRDPSGNLVRINQAPAA; this is encoded by the coding sequence ATGAACATCTCACTCCAGTACTGCCACATCACCGTCAACGACGTGGACGAGGCGCTCGGCTTCTACCGCGACGCCCTCGGCCTCGACGTCCGCAACGACGTCGCCTCGGGCGACTACCGCTGGGTCACCCTCGGCAGCCCGGCGCAGCCCGGCCTCGAAATCGTGATCTCCGAGCCGCACGCGGGCCGCTCCCAGGCCGACGGCGACGCCCTCCAGGAGCTGCTCACCAAGGGCGTCCTGCCGATGGTCGTCTTCCGCACCGACGACCTCGACGCGACGTTCGAGAAGGTACGGGCCTCCGGCGCCGAGGTGCTCCAGGAACCGATCGACCAGCCCTGGGGCCCGCGCGACTGCGCGTTCCGGGACCCCTCCGGCAACCTCGTACGGATCAACCAGGCGCCCGCAGCCTGA
- a CDS encoding PP2C family protein-serine/threonine phosphatase, with the protein MSAPSGGAKEPETMPAPVPRQRDTLVTTQVGQVALPAAPSLTLLVIEDDPAGDLTVPEILHADGHRIRLRTARNLTEAARLLTPDVQCVLLDLSLPHPGGAADDPLATLREVLRIAPRHAVLVLTAEADAERAAEAVRVGAQDFLFRDELDGRLLSRAIRYAVERKRADVAQYKLAESKLRAQENARLERGLLPNPLLDGSDLRFAARYRPGRSRALLGGDFYDTVRTPDGTVHAMIGDVCGHGPDEAALGVELRIAWRALTLAGLCGDDLLATLQQVLEVERPCDEIFATLCTVDISPDGRHAGLCLAGHPAPLIVRAGGSARLLPYESSGPALGLLPKARWPRRQVELGGAWSLMLYTDGLIEGRIGEGRERLGQDGMVEMINRHLDAGLSGESLLEASVTEARRLNGGELTDDVAVVLLSRAEG; encoded by the coding sequence GGAGCGAAGGAACCGGAGACGATGCCCGCACCCGTACCGCGGCAGCGGGACACCCTTGTCACCACCCAGGTCGGCCAGGTGGCCCTGCCCGCCGCCCCCTCCCTGACCCTCCTGGTCATCGAGGACGACCCCGCCGGCGACCTCACCGTCCCGGAGATACTCCACGCCGACGGCCACCGCATCCGGCTCCGCACCGCCCGCAACCTCACCGAGGCGGCCCGGCTCCTGACCCCCGACGTGCAGTGCGTACTGCTCGACCTCTCCCTGCCCCACCCGGGCGGCGCCGCGGACGACCCGCTCGCCACCCTGCGCGAGGTCCTCCGCATCGCCCCCCGCCACGCCGTACTCGTCCTCACCGCCGAGGCCGACGCGGAACGCGCCGCCGAGGCCGTCCGCGTGGGGGCGCAGGACTTCCTCTTCCGCGACGAACTCGACGGCCGCCTCCTCAGCCGCGCCATCCGCTACGCCGTGGAACGCAAGCGGGCCGACGTCGCCCAGTACAAGCTTGCAGAATCGAAACTGCGCGCCCAGGAGAACGCCCGCCTCGAACGCGGACTGCTGCCCAACCCGCTCCTGGACGGCTCCGACCTGCGCTTCGCGGCCCGCTACCGCCCCGGCCGCAGCCGCGCCCTGCTCGGCGGGGACTTCTACGACACCGTCCGCACCCCGGACGGCACCGTCCACGCCATGATCGGCGACGTCTGCGGCCACGGCCCCGACGAGGCCGCCCTGGGCGTGGAACTGCGCATCGCCTGGCGCGCCCTGACCCTCGCCGGCCTGTGCGGGGACGACCTGCTGGCCACCCTCCAGCAGGTGCTGGAAGTGGAGCGGCCCTGCGACGAGATCTTCGCGACGCTGTGCACGGTGGACATCTCCCCCGACGGCCGCCACGCCGGCCTGTGCCTGGCGGGCCACCCGGCCCCGCTGATCGTCCGGGCGGGCGGCTCGGCGCGGCTGTTGCCGTACGAGAGCAGCGGCCCGGCGCTCGGTCTGCTGCCCAAGGCCCGCTGGCCCCGGCGTCAGGTCGAGCTGGGCGGCGCGTGGAGCCTGATGCTCTACACCGACGGCCTGATCGAGGGCCGCATCGGCGAGGGCAGGGAACGCCTGGGCCAGGACGGCATGGTCGAGATGATCAACCGCCACCTCGACGCCGGCCTGAGCGGCGAAAGCCTGCTGGAAGCCTCCGTCACCGAGGCCCGCCGGCTCAACGGCGGCGAGCTCACCGACGACGTCGCCGTCGTCCTGCTCTCGCGCGCCGAGGGCTGA